In Glycine max cultivar Williams 82 chromosome 15, Glycine_max_v4.0, whole genome shotgun sequence, the DNA window AACATATACATTCAGGAAGATATACAATACACAAATCAAAACTAATAGAGCACATCTCAGATGATAGTGAAGAGGAATTCAATATAACCCAGGGAAACATTCATATAGGTAATATGTCGTTATTGTTATTACATCATGTCAAATTGCTCACAATGTATATTTAACTTCCTACATATTTGACTTACTTAATTAGATACACATAACTCATTTTAGATTGAACAAATTTGTGTCATCTAGATTATTCATTTGACAACCCACCAATGGAGGATGATGTTGATACTGATCATTATCGAAATCTAGACACACCATATCATTATCAAAATACCGATATTTACGTTCAACTTTCAACTTACATTATGTTGTCTTTCATAGCTTTTGATCGTGAGCAGAATCTAAACTTCCAAATTAATGTGTAGGTCCAACTTACAATGATATTGGAGATCTATTTTGGCAATGCAACCACTGTAAAGCTATGATGTGGTACGATGAGAGGATTAACAAATGCAAACAGACCAAAAACCTAAGGTTTGCATTATGTTGTGGTGATGGAAAAATACAACTGCCTCTACTACAACATGCTCCACAACCGTTGAGGCAACTACTGTTTGACACCAACAGCTCACAAGCTAAGAACTTCCAGCAAAACATTCGTTCATATAATCTAATGTTTGCATTCACATCGCCTGGTGTCAAAGTTAACACAACCTATAATACTGGAAGAGGTCCTTCTACATTTCGCATACATGGTCAAGGACATCATCTTATTGGAAGCCTCTTATCTATGCCTAATAACTCATCGAAGTTTACACAGctatatatttatgatacagACAACAAAGTCAACAACAGGCTTTCCCAGAGCCCATAAGTCTTAACATTCAACAAATTTCATGTTACATTACAGTTTTTAAATTgtcttttaaataatatataccaTGAACACTTGGTTATGCACCTTCATGAATGTATAGGATCAAAGATATTCTCGATGAAGAAATTATCATTGGAatcaagaatatgctagatAACCACAATCGATATGCATCAAAGTTCAGAATGGTAAGGGACAAACTACAATCTTCTGCGGTTTGTGACCTCAACCTAAAACTCATTAGTGATAAGCAATCAGATGGAAGATTATATAATTTGCCAAATACTGCTGAAGTTGTTACTTTGATTTTTGGTGATGAGCATACAGGAAATAAAAGAGATATCACAATTGAAAAGCAAACAGGAGTgctcaaaagaaaaaatgaactaCATCTTGCATATTTGCCTTTGCAATATCCCCTTTTGTATCCCAAAGGAGAAGATGGCTATAGACCAAATATTCTTCATAAAGATCATCCAAATATCCATGTTGCAAAGAGGAAAAAAGTTACCATGCGTGAATATTTTTGTTACAGAATGCAATCAAGGGACAATGAAGCTCAAACAATACTACATTCAAGGAGATTGTTTCAATAATGGATTGTTGATGGCTATAGTATGATTGAGTCTCAAAAACTAAACTATGTTAGACAACATCAACAGGAACTTAGAGTTGACAAGTACATGAATTTGAATGCCTGTAATATTGAGCCCTAGACACAAGGCAATGAAAAAGGTAAGAGAATTATACTATCGAGCTCTTTTGTTAGTAGTTAGAGGTATATGGAACAACTATATTTTGATGGGATGACAATTTGTGGCCATATTGGATTTCCAGACCTATTCTTGACATTAACATGTAATCCAACATGGCCAAAAATACAACGAAAAGTTAGGAAATCCAATCTTACACCTCATGATTGCCCTGATGTTGTCTCGCGAATATTCAAAATGAAGCTAAATCAATTGATGAATGATCTCAAAAGTGGACATGTCTTTGGTGGCACTGTTGGATGTAAGTAATTACCACCTCTACCAATCTTTTCCTACACTTCAAATTtacaattataatttcaaatatacATTATTAATGATGCTACTAATATTTAAATTGGAGTACAGTTGTTTACACCATTGAGTGGAAAAAAAGAGGATTGTCTCATgctcatattttaatatttctgcATCCTTCAAACAAGTATCCAAATCCAGAAGACTTTGATAACATAATTTCTGCTGAGATATCAAATAAGGACACATCCAGAATTGTATGAAATAGTCTCCGACCATATGATTCATGGACCATATGGACTACCAAATACAAGGGCACCATGTATGGTCAATGAGAAGTGTATTAGATGTTTCCCTAAGAAGTTCAACCAAGCAACAATTGTTGACCAAGATGGATTTCCAGTTCATAGGAGAAGAAAGAATGGATGTACGATTCAAAAGCATGGTATTGAACTTGATAATCGATTTGTTGTGTCATATAGTCCACATCTCTTACTCAAATATAGAACACACCTAAATGTGGAAAGGTGCAATTAGAGTACATCAATCAAATACTTGTTTAAGTACATCAACAAAGGATCCGATCGGATTACAACAGCTATTATTAATGTGTAAAACCAGGATGGCACACAGACTGAGGTTCATGATGAAATTAAACACTATCTTGATTGTCGGTATGTGTCAATCATCTGATCATTAAATGCATAACATCTACACACAAAACCCCCTTCgttattatattcattaatacaTATTATgtgtatatgttttattattcattCACCAGGTATGTGTCGCCCCCTGAAGCATGTTGGAAGATTTTTGCATTCCCAATGCATGGATGTGCACCAGCAGTTGAACGTCTCTATTTCCACCTTGAAAATCAACATCCTTTTTACTAGAAAGATAGTCAACAAATTGGTACAGTACTATCTAAGAGTACAATCAAAGAATCAATGTTTACAGCTTGGATggattctaataaaatataccATCATGGATGGGATCTTACTTATGCTGAATATGTGTCCAAATTCGTTTATGTTGCACGCAAAAGATGCTGGCAACCAAGAAAACAAGGAAATACAATTGGCAGGCTCATATGGGTATCCCCTTCAAGTGGAGAGTTGTTCTACATGAGAATGATGTTTTCCTCCACTATAGGGTCACAATCTTACAAAGATATTAGAACAGTAGAAAATGTGGTCTACCATACATTTAGAGAAGCATGCTTTGGAAAAGGTTTTCTAGGAAGTGATCAAGAATTTGTTGGTGCTTTACGAGAAGCTAACACTTGGGGAACTCCACACTTCGTTAGAAAGTTATTTGTCAAGCTGCTATTTATGAATACCATGGATAGACCAGAATATGTGTGGAAACAAACTTGGCAATGGATGGCAAATGATATTGCATTTAATCATAGAAGACAAGGTAATTTCATAAATCCTAAATAACTACATATCATTCATAGGAAACAACTCACTTGCTAACAATGTCATTACCATACTATTCATAGGCATTCAACTCACCAACAAAGAAACAATGCATCTTTTTTGACTGAAATTGAAAATCTGGTGCAAGCCAATAGGAAAAGCCTACGAGATTTCCCTTCAATGACATACCCAATAGGATATGCTGCCAACCCACACCGAAATAAGCTCATCTACAATGAAATGGCTTATGATAAGGAAATTTTGGCTGCTGAATTCAACAAATGCTATCACTCACTAATAGGTATGTACAACATATTTCAGTTTTTCTTAAAACAATATTCATTCCCAACAATCCATACTACTAATTCATGATGTATACATTACTAAATGCAGATGAGCaaacttctattttttataagattatgcGCGTTGTTGCAAGTCAATCGGGGGGAGTTTATTTTCTCTATGGATATGGTGGCACCGGCAAGACCTTTATCTAGAAAACTTTATCATCTTCTATACGGTCTAATGGCGGCATTGTTTTAACAGTTGCTTCAAGTGGGATTGCTTCATTACTGCTGCCCGGAGGTAGAACAACACATTCTAAGTTTGTTATACCAGTGCCTGCAACACAAAATTCAACATGCAATATTCATCAAGGGAGTGACTTGGCTGAATTGTTGCACATGACAAAACTAATAATTTGGGATGAAGCTCCAATGTGTCACAAGTTCAGTT includes these proteins:
- the LOC100795215 gene encoding uncharacterized protein, coding for MDSNKIYHHGWDLTYAEYVSKFVYVARKRCWQPRKQGNTIGRLIWVSPSSGELFYMRMMFSSTIGSQSYKDIRTVENVVYHTFREACFGKGFLGSDQEFVGALREANTWGTPHFVRKLFVKLLFMNTMDRPEYVWKQTWQWMANDIAFNHRRQANRKSLRDFPSMTYPIGYAANPHRNKLIYNEMAYDKEILAAEFNKCYHSLIDEQTSIFYKIMRVVASQSGGVYFLYGYGGTGKTFI